One genomic window of Solanum dulcamara chromosome 12, daSolDulc1.2, whole genome shotgun sequence includes the following:
- the LOC129876993 gene encoding cytochrome P450 98A3-like: MAFPLVLSLSVFLIFLCYKLYHRLTAKLPPGPYPWPVIGNLFNITPVMFRCFAEWAQIYGPIFSFYLGTQLNVVVNNAELAEEVLKDNDQNLANRFRTKPLDNVSKYGMDLIWADYGPHYVKVRKLCNLELFTPKRLEALRPIREDEVTAMVHNIFRDSNKPCNVSKTLMLRGYLGSVAFNNITRLTFGKRFMNSQGEVDKQGEELKAIVTNGIKIGGKLNLGEFVPWLRWVFKDDNEALEAQDRRLDKFTRIIMEEHTIARKKTGETKQHFVDALLTLQKEYDLSDDTVIGLLWDMITAGMDTVAITVEWAMAELVKNPRVQQKVQEELDQIIGSERIINETDIFKLSYLRHVVKESLRLHPPTPLMLPHMAGNNAKVGGYNIPKGSIVHVNVWALGRDPKIWKEPLQFWPERFMEEDVDMKGRDYRLLPFGSGRRICPGMNLAINLVTSMLAHLLHHFVWSLPSGVNVEDVDMMESPGTVTYMQTPLQVIPTPRLPLHLYTHVQ; encoded by the exons ATGGCTTTTCCTTTGGTACTTTCCCTATCTGTATTTCTCATCTTTTTATGTTACAAACTCTACCACCGGCTCACGGCCAAGCTTCCGCCGGGACCGTATCCATGGCCGGTCATCGGAAACCTCTTCAATATAACGCCAGTGATGTTCCGGTGCTTTGCTGAATGGGCCCAAATTTATGggcctatcttttctttttacCTTGGGACACAGCTAAACGTGGTGGTGAATAATGCGGAACTTGCTGAAGAAGTTCTTAAAGATAATGACCAAAATTTGGCCAATAGGTTTAGAACAAAGCCACTTGATAATGTGAGTAAATATGGGATGGATTTGATATGGGCTGATTATGGGCCTCATTATGTGAAAGTAAGGAAGCTTTGTAATCTtgaactttttactccaaagaGACTTGAAGCTCTTAGGCCCATTAGAGAAGATGAAGTTACTGCCATGGTTCACAACATTTTCAGAGATTCTAATAAGCCTT GCAATGTTAGTAAAACCTTGATGCTAAGGGGCTACTTGGGATCAGTAGCTTTCAACAATATAACAAGGCTAACATTTGGaaaaagatttatgaactcacAAGGTGAAGTTGATAAACAAGGTGAAGAGCTCAAAGCTATTGTAACAAATGGGATAAAAATTGGAGGAAAATTAAATTTGGGAGAATTTGTACCATGGCTACGTTGGGTATTTAAAGATGACAATGAAGCTCTTGAGGCACAAGATAGACGTTTGGATAAATTTACAAGAATTATAATGGAAGAGCACACAATTGCTAGAAAAAAAACTGGGGAAACCAAACAACACTTTGTTGATGCTTTGCTTACTCTTCAAAAGGAGTATGATCTTAGTGATGATACTGTAATTGGCCTCCTTTGG GATATGATAACAGCAGGGATGGACACAGTAGCCATTACTGTTGAATGGGCTATGGCCGAACTTGTAAAGAATCCAAGAGTTCAACAAAAGGTTCAAGAGGAGCTAGATCAGATTATCGGGTCGGAGCGGATCATAAACGAAACAGATATTTTCAAACTCTCCTATCTACGACATGTAGTCAAAGAATCTTTAAGATTGCACCCTCCAACTCCTCTAATGTTGCCTCATATGGCTG GTAATAATGCCAAAGTGGGTGGTTATAACATTCCTAAAGGTTCAATTGTACATGTTAATGTTTGGGCCTTAGGTCGTgatccaaaaatctggaaagaGCCTTTGCAATTTTGGCCAGAAAGATTTATGGAAGAGGATGTTGATATGAAGGGACGTGACTATAGGTTATTACCATTTGGTTCTGGTAGACGTATATGTCCAGGAATGAACCTTGCAATTAATTTGGTCACATCTATGTTAGCCCATTTGTTGCACCATTTTGTTTGGTCATTGCCTTCTGGTGTTAACGTTGAAGATGTTGATATGATGGAGAGTCCTGGCACAGTGACGTACATGCAAACTCCATTACAAGTTATTCCTACTCCTAGGTTACCTCTACACTTGTACACACATGTTCAATGA
- the LOC129876978 gene encoding DNA (cytosine-5)-methyltransferase DRM1-like isoform X1 gives MDKNLSGEDNDDIDWDTEDELEIQEIQDTVFSSCTDLRTTGQQVVYCDGEASSSSVAFQSKFIQQFVVMGFPEESIAKAIEKNGENSDLVLDSLLTFKAIDDSPEEQPSVSPLLEPSINSDESASEYNENILDDVYEEDSWSSDSDNYINSVKQCYLNDEGSSLSEKEKMLLFLANMGYPKEEASIAMDRCGPKASLPELVDFICAAQMSRTEDPYLPEDVKPNLKDILNDCGGYKKRKMYNELCKRKKQREIYGEEPIRLPKPMIGFGVPTGSVPIMVQRILPEKTIGLPYFYYENVALAPKGVWDTIKRHLYEIEPEFVDSKYFSATARKRGYLHNLPIENRFPLFPLPPRTIHEALPLSKRWWPSWDTRTKLNCLQTAIGSARLTDKIRKAVEKYDGEPPMETQKYVLYHCKKWNLVWVGRNKVAPLEPDEVEMLLGFPKNHTRGGGISRTDRYKSLGNSFQVDTVAYHLSVLRDLFPNGINVLSLFSGIGGAEVALYRLGVPLNNVVSVEKSEVNRNIVRSWWEQTNQRGNLIHFEDVQLLSRDRLKKLIESIGGFDLVIGGSPCNNLAGSNRVSRDGLEGKESSLFFDYVRILDDVKSLMSRHR, from the exons ATG GACAAAAATCTTTCTGGAGAAgataatgatgatattgattgGGATACTGAAGATGAACTGGAAATACAAGAAATACAGGATACAGTATTTTCTTCATGCACGGATTTAAGAACTACTGGGCAGCaagttgtttattgtgatgggGAG GCGAGCTCGTCATCAGTTGCCTTCCAGTCCAAGTTCATTCAGCAGTTTGTAGTGATGGGATTTCCTGAAGAATCTATTGCAAAAGCAATAGAGAAAAACG GAGAAAATTCAGATTTGGTGCTGGATTCTCTTTTGACATTCAAG GCCATTGATGACTCTCCTGAAGAACAGCCCAGTGTTAGCCCTCTGCTGGAACCCTCCATTAATTCTGATGAAAGCGCTTCTGAATACAATGAGAACATTTTGGATGATGTTTATGAGGAAGATAGTTGGTCTTCTGACTCAGACAACTATATA AATTCTGTCAAGCAGTGCTACTTGAATGACGAGGGCAGTTCTTTGtctgaaaaagaaaagatgTTATTATTCCTGGCAAATATGGGATATCCAAAGGAAGAGGCCTCCATAGCAATGGATAGATGTG GTCCCAAAGCATCACTCCCTGAATTGGTAGATTTCATTTGTGCTGCTCAAATGTCAAGAACGGAAGATCCCTATCTGCCAGAAGATGTGAAG CCAAACCTGAAGGATATATTGAATGATTGTGGTGGATACAAAAAGAGGAAGATGTACAATGAATTGTGCAAACGGAAAAAGCAAAGGGAGATTTATGGTGAAGAGCCAATCCGATTACCCAAAccaatgattggatttggagttCCTACCGGATCAGTTCCAATAATGGTTCAAAGAATTCTTCCTGAGAAAACCATTGGCCTGCCTTATTTCTATTATGAAAATGTCGCCCTAGCTCCTAAGGGTGTGTGGGACACCATTAAGAGGCATTTGTATGAGATTGAGCCAGAGTTTGTTGACTCAAAGTACTTTTCCGCTACTGCAAGAAAAAGAGGATATCTTCATAATCTGCCGATTGAAAACAGATTTCCTTTGTTTCCACTTCCCCCACGGACCATTCACGAGGCACTTCCCCTATCAAAGAGATGGTGGCCATCTTGGGATACTAGGACAAAGTTAAACTGTTTACAAACAGCCATTGGGAGTGCAAGATTGACTGATAAAATCAGGAAAGCTGTGGAGAAGTATGATGGTGAGCCACCTATGGAAACACAGAAGTATGTTCTTTATCATTGCAAGAAGTGGAATTTGGTCTGGGTAGGGAGAAACAAAGTTGCCCCTTTGGAGCCTGATGAAGTTGAAATGCTATTGGGGTTTCCAAAGAATCACACTAGGGGAGGAGGTATAAGTAGGACTGATCGATACAAGTCACTTGGTAACTCTTTCCAG GTTGACACAGTGGCGTACCACTTATCAGTGTTGAGAGACTTGTTTCCAAATGGAATCAACGTCTTATCACTCTTCTCTGGCATTGGTGGCGCTGAAGTTGCTCTCTACCGTCTCGGTGTTCCACTCAATAATGTGGTTTCAGTTGAAAAGTCCGAAGTGAACAGGAATATTGTGAGAAGCTGGTGGGAGCAAACAAATCAGAGGGGGAATCTCATACATTTTGAGGATGTGCAGCTGCTGAGCAGAGATCGCTTGAAGAAGTTAATAGAATCAATTGGAGGATTTGATTTAGTGATAGGTGGAAGCCCGTGTAACAACCTTGCAGGCAGTAACAGGGTGAGCAGGGATGGGCTTGAAGGCAAAGAgtcttctctattttttgatTATGTTCGGATATTGGATGATGTCAAGTCCCTAATGTCTAGACATAGATGA
- the LOC129876978 gene encoding DNA (cytosine-5)-methyltransferase DRM1-like isoform X2 produces MGFPEESIAKAIEKNGENSDLVLDSLLTFKAIDDSPEEQPSVSPLLEPSINSDESASEYNENILDDVYEEDSWSSDSDNYINSVKQCYLNDEGSSLSEKEKMLLFLANMGYPKEEASIAMDRCGPKASLPELVDFICAAQMSRTEDPYLPEDVKPNLKDILNDCGGYKKRKMYNELCKRKKQREIYGEEPIRLPKPMIGFGVPTGSVPIMVQRILPEKTIGLPYFYYENVALAPKGVWDTIKRHLYEIEPEFVDSKYFSATARKRGYLHNLPIENRFPLFPLPPRTIHEALPLSKRWWPSWDTRTKLNCLQTAIGSARLTDKIRKAVEKYDGEPPMETQKYVLYHCKKWNLVWVGRNKVAPLEPDEVEMLLGFPKNHTRGGGISRTDRYKSLGNSFQVDTVAYHLSVLRDLFPNGINVLSLFSGIGGAEVALYRLGVPLNNVVSVEKSEVNRNIVRSWWEQTNQRGNLIHFEDVQLLSRDRLKKLIESIGGFDLVIGGSPCNNLAGSNRVSRDGLEGKESSLFFDYVRILDDVKSLMSRHR; encoded by the exons ATGGGATTTCCTGAAGAATCTATTGCAAAAGCAATAGAGAAAAACG GAGAAAATTCAGATTTGGTGCTGGATTCTCTTTTGACATTCAAG GCCATTGATGACTCTCCTGAAGAACAGCCCAGTGTTAGCCCTCTGCTGGAACCCTCCATTAATTCTGATGAAAGCGCTTCTGAATACAATGAGAACATTTTGGATGATGTTTATGAGGAAGATAGTTGGTCTTCTGACTCAGACAACTATATA AATTCTGTCAAGCAGTGCTACTTGAATGACGAGGGCAGTTCTTTGtctgaaaaagaaaagatgTTATTATTCCTGGCAAATATGGGATATCCAAAGGAAGAGGCCTCCATAGCAATGGATAGATGTG GTCCCAAAGCATCACTCCCTGAATTGGTAGATTTCATTTGTGCTGCTCAAATGTCAAGAACGGAAGATCCCTATCTGCCAGAAGATGTGAAG CCAAACCTGAAGGATATATTGAATGATTGTGGTGGATACAAAAAGAGGAAGATGTACAATGAATTGTGCAAACGGAAAAAGCAAAGGGAGATTTATGGTGAAGAGCCAATCCGATTACCCAAAccaatgattggatttggagttCCTACCGGATCAGTTCCAATAATGGTTCAAAGAATTCTTCCTGAGAAAACCATTGGCCTGCCTTATTTCTATTATGAAAATGTCGCCCTAGCTCCTAAGGGTGTGTGGGACACCATTAAGAGGCATTTGTATGAGATTGAGCCAGAGTTTGTTGACTCAAAGTACTTTTCCGCTACTGCAAGAAAAAGAGGATATCTTCATAATCTGCCGATTGAAAACAGATTTCCTTTGTTTCCACTTCCCCCACGGACCATTCACGAGGCACTTCCCCTATCAAAGAGATGGTGGCCATCTTGGGATACTAGGACAAAGTTAAACTGTTTACAAACAGCCATTGGGAGTGCAAGATTGACTGATAAAATCAGGAAAGCTGTGGAGAAGTATGATGGTGAGCCACCTATGGAAACACAGAAGTATGTTCTTTATCATTGCAAGAAGTGGAATTTGGTCTGGGTAGGGAGAAACAAAGTTGCCCCTTTGGAGCCTGATGAAGTTGAAATGCTATTGGGGTTTCCAAAGAATCACACTAGGGGAGGAGGTATAAGTAGGACTGATCGATACAAGTCACTTGGTAACTCTTTCCAG GTTGACACAGTGGCGTACCACTTATCAGTGTTGAGAGACTTGTTTCCAAATGGAATCAACGTCTTATCACTCTTCTCTGGCATTGGTGGCGCTGAAGTTGCTCTCTACCGTCTCGGTGTTCCACTCAATAATGTGGTTTCAGTTGAAAAGTCCGAAGTGAACAGGAATATTGTGAGAAGCTGGTGGGAGCAAACAAATCAGAGGGGGAATCTCATACATTTTGAGGATGTGCAGCTGCTGAGCAGAGATCGCTTGAAGAAGTTAATAGAATCAATTGGAGGATTTGATTTAGTGATAGGTGGAAGCCCGTGTAACAACCTTGCAGGCAGTAACAGGGTGAGCAGGGATGGGCTTGAAGGCAAAGAgtcttctctattttttgatTATGTTCGGATATTGGATGATGTCAAGTCCCTAATGTCTAGACATAGATGA
- the LOC129877520 gene encoding 3'-5' exonuclease-like produces MAFPIEVHDDRYQLYDVYFHSDQILTTVTSDPDVVTNWINGIEYIHRRRLNRLIVGLDVEWRPNFNRYQKFPVATLQLCVGRRCLIFQLIYCRYIPDALTDFLLNPCYVFVGVGVANDAEKLEEDYELYVQNTVDLRPLAANVYNSSNLRNAGLKTLCQVVLGREMEKQRHITMGRWDNEWLDTDQVQYACVDAFVSFEIGKCLNASGY; encoded by the coding sequence ATGGCATTCCCCATTGAAGTTCATGACGATCGTTATCAACTCTACGATGTGTACTTTCATAGTGACCAAATCCTAACGACGGTGACTTCCGATCCTGACGTAGTAACGAATTGGATCAATGGAATCGAATATATCCATAGACGACGTCTCAATCGCCTTATAGTCGGTCTTGATGTAGAATGGAGGCCCAATTTCAACAGATACCAAAAATTCCCTGTTGCAACTCTCCAGCTTTGCGTTGGTCGTCGTTGCCTTATCTTTCAACTAATTTATTGCAGATATATACCCGATGCCTTAACGGATTTTTTATTGAATCCATGTTATGTTTTTGTTGGAGTGGGAGTTGCCAACGATGCTGAGAAATTGGAGGAGGATTATGAGTTATACGTTCAGAATACGGTTGATTTGAGGCCATTAGCGGCTAATGTTTATAATTCAAGTAATTTAAGGAATGCTGGGTTGAAGACGCTATGCCAAGTTGTTTTAGGTAGAGAGATGGAAAAGCAGCGCCATATTACTATGGGAAGGTGGGATAATGAGTGGCTCGATACGGATCAAGTGCAGTATGCTTGTGTTGATGCTTTTGTTTCTTTTGAGATTGGCAAGTGTCTAAATGCTTCGGGGTATTAA